In the genome of Streptomyces globosus, one region contains:
- a CDS encoding (2Fe-2S)-binding protein, translating into MSGNENVSGTTGDPGAAGPGWGWEPVPQGGEYDSDATAFVSLPPDMLEGLGSGEPLAAPGHGYVPPPMIVPLGTGTADPAATGTWSMPVQWPEADADPAAGAGGARGAGGGAPVGAPIPASVPIPASVAAAFTDPGAGHAPAEAEPDGAEGEDPAETAEWHFPDAVRAAEPVATGQWTLPELHDGTGEFHTGEFHTGEFRTGGVDADFRGAPATLPGGASAPWAAQPHHEAAAPADAPLSSGVLPDDRTDGTGSGSGRRRLGGPGVGGPAGAPRVLGGPGVGTLPEGEPHGAGHGAGHGVAQTGGPTDTPAAGTAMPHTAAYAHGHDGGHAHPYAADLPGHPHAPQAPHQTPAHGVPYGHGHGEAPQQDGTGQYDAHGQYDGHDRQAPHGGPASYGGHGHGEAHAGEHAAAEYAPAGTPAGHAGPDGHGHGHGLHEAAAAQPAPAPAPEPEPEPEPEPEPEAAADAAVQPTAPDPAARAAAETGAEAETGTGAGPGQEPGPQAAAESGPAAHGHAFTGAAPDPAADPAGTDGRGFAAAPAAEAGSAPVPVADTADPAAAPPGADTGEGIPGGEAPYAEETAPAVAHHEHPLSSYVLRVNGADRPVTGAWIGESLLYVLRERLGLAGAKDGCSQGECGACAVQVDGRLVASCLVPAATAAGSEVRTVEGLAAGGELSDVQQALCRSGAVQCGFCVPGMAMTIHDLLEGNHAPSDLETRQALCGNLCRCSGYKGVLEAVREVVAEREAAEAEAAAAQAQGQQQAQAQGQGQAQAYAAGPGEPYIPHQAQPGEGGIHPGGGAHDGGVHGGGIHNGGMA; encoded by the coding sequence ATGAGTGGGAACGAGAACGTGAGCGGAACGACGGGCGACCCGGGCGCGGCCGGGCCCGGCTGGGGCTGGGAGCCGGTGCCGCAGGGCGGCGAGTACGACTCGGACGCCACGGCCTTCGTGAGCCTGCCCCCGGACATGCTGGAGGGCCTCGGCTCCGGGGAGCCGCTGGCCGCGCCCGGGCACGGCTACGTGCCCCCGCCGATGATCGTCCCGCTGGGCACCGGCACCGCCGACCCGGCGGCGACGGGGACCTGGTCGATGCCGGTGCAGTGGCCGGAGGCCGACGCGGACCCCGCCGCGGGCGCCGGCGGTGCGCGCGGTGCGGGCGGCGGGGCTCCCGTCGGTGCGCCGATCCCGGCGTCGGTCCCGATCCCGGCGTCGGTCGCCGCGGCGTTCACCGACCCCGGTGCGGGCCACGCCCCCGCCGAGGCGGAGCCGGACGGCGCGGAGGGCGAGGACCCGGCCGAGACCGCGGAGTGGCACTTCCCCGACGCGGTGCGCGCCGCGGAGCCGGTGGCGACCGGCCAGTGGACCCTGCCCGAACTCCACGACGGGACCGGCGAGTTCCACACTGGCGAGTTCCACACCGGCGAGTTCCGCACCGGCGGGGTCGACGCGGACTTCCGCGGCGCCCCGGCGACCCTGCCGGGCGGCGCCTCCGCCCCCTGGGCGGCCCAGCCCCACCACGAGGCGGCCGCGCCCGCGGACGCCCCGCTCAGCTCGGGCGTCCTGCCGGACGACCGGACCGACGGCACCGGCTCCGGCAGCGGCCGCCGCCGGCTCGGCGGGCCGGGCGTCGGCGGCCCCGCCGGCGCCCCGCGCGTGCTCGGCGGCCCCGGCGTCGGCACCCTCCCCGAAGGGGAGCCCCACGGGGCGGGCCACGGCGCGGGCCACGGAGTGGCGCAGACGGGCGGCCCCACCGACACCCCAGCGGCCGGCACCGCCATGCCGCACACGGCCGCGTACGCGCACGGCCACGACGGCGGCCACGCGCACCCCTACGCCGCCGACCTGCCGGGCCACCCGCACGCGCCCCAGGCGCCCCACCAGACGCCCGCGCACGGCGTGCCGTACGGCCACGGCCACGGCGAGGCGCCGCAGCAGGACGGGACGGGGCAGTACGACGCGCACGGGCAGTACGACGGCCACGACCGCCAGGCCCCGCACGGCGGACCCGCGTCCTACGGGGGCCACGGCCACGGCGAGGCGCACGCCGGGGAGCACGCCGCCGCGGAGTACGCCCCCGCGGGCACTCCCGCCGGGCACGCCGGACCTGACGGCCACGGCCACGGCCACGGCCTCCACGAGGCGGCCGCGGCGCAGCCCGCGCCCGCCCCTGCCCCCGAGCCGGAGCCGGAGCCGGAGCCGGAGCCGGAGCCGGAGGCTGCCGCCGACGCCGCGGTGCAGCCGACCGCCCCCGACCCGGCGGCGCGGGCCGCAGCGGAGACCGGGGCCGAGGCCGAGACCGGGACCGGGGCCGGGCCCGGGCAGGAGCCCGGCCCGCAGGCCGCCGCGGAATCCGGGCCGGCGGCGCACGGGCACGCCTTCACCGGAGCCGCCCCCGACCCGGCGGCGGATCCGGCCGGCACCGACGGCCGCGGGTTCGCCGCAGCCCCCGCGGCCGAAGCGGGCAGTGCGCCCGTGCCGGTTGCGGACACCGCCGACCCTGCCGCGGCACCGCCGGGTGCGGACACCGGGGAAGGGATCCCGGGCGGGGAGGCCCCGTACGCGGAGGAAACGGCTCCGGCCGTCGCCCACCACGAGCACCCGCTGTCCTCGTACGTGCTGCGCGTCAACGGCGCCGACCGGCCCGTCACCGGCGCCTGGATCGGCGAGTCCCTGCTGTACGTGCTGCGCGAGCGCCTCGGCCTCGCCGGCGCCAAGGACGGCTGCTCCCAGGGCGAGTGCGGGGCCTGCGCCGTGCAGGTCGACGGCCGGCTCGTCGCGTCCTGCCTGGTCCCGGCCGCCACGGCCGCCGGGAGCGAGGTCCGCACCGTCGAGGGGCTCGCCGCGGGCGGGGAACTCTCCGACGTGCAGCAGGCGTTGTGCCGTTCGGGTGCGGTGCAGTGCGGATTCTGCGTACCCGGCATGGCCATGACCATCCATGACCTGCTGGAGGGCAACCACGCCCCCAGCGACCTGGAGACCCGCCAGGCGCTGTGCGGGAACCTGTGCCGCTGCTCCGGCTACAAGGGCGTCCTGGAGGCCGTCCGCGAGGTCGTCGCCGAGCGTGAGGCGGCGGAGGCCGAGGCGGCCGCCGCGCAGGCGCAGGGACAGCAGCAGGCGCAGGCCCAGGGGCAGGGGCAGGCGCAGGCGTACGCCGCCGGGCCGGGGGAGCCGTACATCCCGCACCAGGCCCAGCCGGGCGAAGGCGGCATCCACCCGGGCGGGGGCGCCCACGACGGAGGCGTCCACGGCGGAGGCATCCACAACGGAGGCATGGCGTGA